In Myxococcus stipitatus, the following are encoded in one genomic region:
- a CDS encoding DoxX family membrane protein, whose amino-acid sequence MGVLVPIARLLFSAIFITSGLNHFIQLDALTAVAQASGVPEPRWAVLLSGAALVLGGLSVLLGVFARLGAAALALFLLGSAFMVHRFWLVADPMEAQNQLIHFMKNLSMAGGALFIVYFGSGPYSLRRSGRQEGFGGKLGSPPLRR is encoded by the coding sequence ATGGGAGTGCTCGTGCCGATTGCCCGACTGCTCTTCTCCGCCATCTTCATCACCAGCGGGCTGAACCACTTCATCCAGCTGGACGCGCTGACGGCCGTGGCCCAGGCCTCCGGGGTGCCGGAGCCTCGCTGGGCGGTGCTGCTGTCGGGCGCGGCGCTGGTGCTCGGCGGGCTGTCGGTGCTGCTCGGTGTGTTCGCCCGCCTGGGCGCGGCGGCCCTCGCCCTCTTCCTGCTGGGGTCGGCGTTCATGGTCCACCGCTTCTGGCTGGTCGCGGACCCCATGGAGGCGCAGAACCAGCTCATCCACTTCATGAAGAACCTCTCCATGGCCGGAGGCGCGCTCTTCATCGTCTACTTCGGCTCCGGGCCCTACAGCCTGCGCCGGAGCGGACGGCAGGAGGGCTTCGGCGGGAAGCTGGGCTCACCGCCGCTGCGTCGCTGA
- a CDS encoding metallophosphoesterase has product MRLRRWARRRPLPSSLESPRNEALSGGRNEVMAWSGEDPLRPERRLRWRDHFTLTENLLHLPHVPDAHDGLRVAQLSDVHVGQATSDVRIRRAVEAINAESPDLVFLTGDYVTHSPKPLPRVREVLSGLKGRVFVVMGNHDHQVNAPYLRESFERLGYTVLQNEHRVVSVRGAPVTVLGVDDGRTGRDDVVATFRGAPESGTRLVLAHTPPTVEKLPSQGNLVQFSGHTHGGQFIVHGLTEALFRRAGQPYIRGHYQVNGNQLYVNRGLGFGFGGPYLRRGSEPEVAFFTLRSRVTLAAAG; this is encoded by the coding sequence ATGCGCTTGAGACGTTGGGCCCGCCGCCGTCCCCTGCCCTCCTCCCTCGAATCCCCTCGGAATGAGGCCCTATCCGGAGGACGCAACGAGGTGATGGCCTGGAGTGGCGAGGACCCCTTGCGACCGGAGCGGCGCCTGCGTTGGAGGGACCACTTCACCCTCACGGAGAACCTGCTCCACCTGCCGCACGTGCCGGACGCACACGACGGCCTGCGCGTGGCGCAGCTCTCCGACGTCCACGTGGGCCAGGCCACCAGCGACGTGCGCATCCGCCGCGCGGTGGAGGCCATCAACGCCGAGTCCCCCGACCTGGTCTTCCTCACCGGCGACTACGTCACCCACAGCCCCAAGCCGCTGCCGCGCGTGCGCGAGGTGCTCTCCGGGCTGAAGGGCCGCGTCTTCGTCGTGATGGGCAATCACGACCACCAGGTCAACGCGCCCTACCTTCGCGAGAGCTTCGAGCGCCTGGGCTACACGGTGCTGCAGAACGAACACCGCGTGGTCAGCGTGCGCGGCGCGCCGGTGACGGTGCTGGGAGTCGATGACGGGCGCACCGGACGCGACGACGTGGTGGCCACGTTCCGCGGCGCGCCCGAGTCAGGCACGCGGCTGGTGCTCGCGCACACGCCGCCCACGGTGGAGAAGCTGCCCTCCCAAGGCAACCTGGTGCAGTTCTCCGGGCACACGCACGGCGGCCAGTTCATCGTCCATGGCCTCACCGAGGCCCTCTTCCGCCGCGCGGGGCAGCCCTACATCCGCGGGCACTACCAGGTGAATGGCAACCAGCTCTATGTGAACCGGGGCCTGGGCTTCGGCTTCGGGGGGCCCTACCTGCGCCGGGGCAGCGAGCCGGAGGTGGCCTTCTTCACGCTGCGCTCCCGCGTCACCCTCGCCGCGGCGGGCTGA
- a CDS encoding PAS domain-containing sensor histidine kinase: MGGRQEGPGERTRSVALAELMSTMPLGMAVVDRNLCFVEVSEALAALNGRPREAHLGRPMDEVMSPHSSLGDTARRVRRVLETGEALDGVEIIHREPGGGVDRTRVFRASYHPVRREGEVVAACIYVEDLTERRRVEAQRDAGAARERAVREQSLRETQEAVRARDEFLSVAAHELRTPLTSMRLHLQLLLRQVAGAQPLLSQELAPRSQVLERQLSRLGSLVNTLLDVSRLAAGKLSLEPRELDLVQVVRQMVDAFSEEFSRAGCELSVHVSGTLPGQWDPLRVEQVLVNLLSNAAKYGAGRPVEVSLVGEGTMAVLAVKDHGIGISEDGMARLFGKFERAVSERHYGGLGLGLYITRQIVEAMGGSITVRSAQGQGSTFILRLPTQPRVPGAGLPGAVGPRAK; this comes from the coding sequence ATGGGTGGGCGGCAAGAGGGCCCAGGAGAGCGCACTCGGTCCGTCGCCCTGGCGGAGCTCATGTCCACCATGCCCCTGGGCATGGCGGTGGTGGACCGGAACCTGTGCTTCGTGGAGGTGAGCGAGGCCCTGGCCGCCCTCAACGGCCGGCCACGCGAGGCCCACCTCGGGCGCCCCATGGACGAGGTGATGAGCCCCCACTCGTCGCTGGGGGACACCGCCCGCCGCGTGCGCCGGGTGCTGGAGACGGGCGAGGCCCTGGACGGCGTGGAAATCATCCACCGCGAGCCCGGCGGCGGCGTGGACCGCACGCGGGTCTTCCGCGCCAGCTACCACCCCGTGCGCCGCGAGGGCGAGGTCGTCGCCGCGTGCATCTACGTGGAGGACCTCACCGAGCGCCGCCGCGTGGAGGCCCAGCGTGACGCGGGAGCGGCCCGGGAGCGCGCCGTGCGCGAGCAGTCCCTGCGAGAGACACAGGAGGCGGTGCGCGCCCGGGACGAGTTCCTGAGCGTGGCGGCCCACGAACTGCGCACGCCCCTCACCAGCATGCGGCTGCACCTGCAACTGCTGCTGCGGCAGGTGGCCGGCGCTCAACCCCTGTTGAGCCAGGAGCTGGCGCCGCGCAGCCAGGTGCTGGAGCGGCAGCTGTCGCGGCTGGGCAGCCTGGTGAACACGCTTTTGGACGTGTCGCGGCTGGCGGCGGGCAAGTTGAGCCTGGAGCCGCGCGAGCTGGACCTGGTGCAGGTGGTCCGGCAGATGGTGGACGCGTTCTCCGAGGAGTTCTCCCGCGCGGGCTGCGAGCTGTCCGTGCACGTCTCCGGCACGCTGCCCGGCCAGTGGGACCCGCTGCGCGTGGAGCAGGTGCTGGTGAACCTGTTGTCCAACGCGGCCAAGTACGGCGCGGGGCGTCCGGTGGAGGTGTCGCTGGTGGGCGAGGGCACCATGGCGGTGCTGGCCGTGAAGGACCATGGCATCGGCATCTCCGAGGACGGCATGGCCCGGCTCTTCGGCAAGTTCGAGCGCGCCGTGTCGGAGCGCCACTACGGCGGCCTGGGCCTGGGCCTCTACATCACCCGTCAAATCGTGGAGGCCATGGGCGGAAGCATCACCGTGCGCTCCGCCCAAGGCCAGGGCTCCACCTTCATCCTGCGCCTGCCCACTCAGCCGCGTGTCCCCGGCGCGGGCCTCCCGGGCGCCGTGGGCCCCCGGGCGAAATAG
- a CDS encoding serine protease, whose product MRTLLRSGAGRKLLGSLLCTLSVAACGPAPEGNAPETGNEQAPTTDSSKQPVVYGTDDRQDVYAHPNATLRARAMESTVALMRASSMTTDSQGRVTFNASTLQSAYGLCSSERFLSDPTPAFCSGTLIDDDLVLTAGHCISTCGDTRFVFNFYRPAAGQLQAVTTADVFSCSSVVARKQTSGPPNLDFAIVRLDRAATPRFKPAPIRPGNAAMAVGSKVTVIGSGSGIPFKIDAGGSVRDARSGTLDFFVASTDTFGGNSGSGVYENTDYTVAGILVRGETDYVSSGSCSIVNVCAETGCRGEDITYVRPAVSEYCAVAGSQRLCGTTNPPPSIKFNFTATNTSNATTNTTNQAVTLAAGQTIRFGTCSVDGASGTGDTYLRLTNAAGTSVASNDDSCGVLSFASYTATTAGTYTIRAGCYSNGSCSGTVAYTIQ is encoded by the coding sequence ATGCGCACCCTTCTTCGCAGTGGAGCAGGTCGGAAGCTGTTGGGCTCGCTGTTGTGTACCTTGTCCGTCGCCGCGTGCGGTCCGGCGCCGGAAGGGAACGCACCCGAGACGGGCAACGAGCAGGCTCCCACGACGGACAGCTCCAAGCAGCCGGTGGTGTACGGCACCGACGACCGGCAGGACGTCTACGCGCACCCGAACGCGACGTTGAGGGCCCGTGCGATGGAGTCCACGGTGGCGCTGATGCGCGCGTCGTCCATGACGACGGATTCGCAGGGCCGGGTGACGTTCAACGCATCCACGCTCCAGTCCGCCTATGGGCTGTGCTCCAGCGAGCGCTTCCTGTCGGACCCGACGCCCGCGTTCTGCTCCGGCACGCTCATCGACGATGACCTGGTGCTGACGGCCGGCCACTGCATCAGCACGTGCGGCGACACGCGCTTCGTCTTCAACTTCTACCGCCCGGCGGCGGGCCAGCTGCAGGCGGTGACGACGGCGGACGTCTTCTCGTGCTCCAGCGTCGTGGCGCGCAAGCAGACGTCCGGCCCGCCCAACCTGGACTTCGCCATCGTCCGGCTGGACCGCGCCGCCACGCCGCGCTTCAAGCCCGCGCCCATCCGCCCGGGCAACGCGGCGATGGCCGTGGGCAGCAAGGTCACCGTCATCGGCTCGGGCAGCGGCATCCCGTTCAAGATTGACGCGGGCGGCAGCGTGCGCGACGCGCGCTCCGGCACGCTCGACTTCTTCGTGGCGTCCACGGACACGTTCGGCGGCAACTCCGGCTCCGGCGTGTATGAGAACACCGACTACACCGTGGCCGGCATCCTGGTGCGCGGCGAGACGGACTACGTCTCCAGCGGCAGCTGCTCCATCGTGAACGTGTGCGCGGAGACGGGCTGCCGCGGCGAGGACATCACCTACGTGCGCCCGGCGGTGAGCGAGTACTGCGCGGTGGCCGGCAGCCAGCGGCTGTGTGGCACCACCAACCCGCCGCCCTCCATCAAGTTCAACTTCACGGCGACCAACACGTCCAACGCCACCACGAACACCACCAACCAGGCGGTGACGCTGGCGGCGGGCCAGACGATTCGCTTCGGCACCTGCTCGGTGGACGGCGCCTCGGGCACGGGTGACACGTACCTGCGGCTCACCAACGCCGCGGGCACCTCCGTCGCGAGCAATGACGACTCGTGCGGCGTGTTGTCCTTCGCCAGCTACACGGCCACCACGGCGGGCACGTACACCATCCGCGCGGGCTGCTACTCCAACGGGAGCTGCAGCGGCACGGTGGCCTACACCATCCAGTAA
- a CDS encoding Fur family transcriptional regulator produces MGAKRIAVQPKLADFQERIRASGLRSTAPRVAVLRELESATAPMSHADLVDALGDEGYDRVTIYRNLTDLTEAGLVVRADLGDHVWRFELRRSGDEHSGNHPHFTCTDCGTVACLPEESIRIAGSKGVPRAVAQKSVDVQLRGLCDRCA; encoded by the coding sequence ATGGGAGCCAAACGAATTGCCGTGCAGCCGAAGCTCGCTGATTTCCAGGAGAGGATCCGCGCGTCGGGTCTGCGCAGCACCGCGCCCCGCGTGGCGGTGCTCCGCGAGCTGGAATCCGCCACCGCGCCGATGAGCCATGCCGACCTGGTGGATGCGCTGGGTGACGAGGGCTACGACCGGGTGACCATCTATCGCAACCTGACGGACCTCACCGAGGCCGGCCTGGTGGTGCGCGCGGACCTGGGCGACCACGTGTGGCGCTTCGAGCTGCGCCGCTCGGGTGACGAGCACAGCGGCAACCACCCGCACTTCACCTGCACGGACTGCGGCACGGTGGCCTGTCTGCCGGAGGAGTCCATCCGCATCGCCGGCTCCAAGGGCGTGCCCCGCGCGGTGGCCCAGAAGAGCGTGGACGTGCAGCTGCGCGGCCTCTGCGACCGCTGCGCCTGA